Genomic DNA from Thermosipho ferrireducens:
TCTTTGAAAAGCCTATCATCAGCTTTTATAACATCCCATGTGTTGTAATGCATAGGAATTACCATCCCTGGTTTTATCATTTCAAGAGCTTTCAATGCATCTTCCACATCCATAACAAAATTGCCTCCTATTGGAAGTAAAGCTATATCAATATTGTTAATTAATTCCATATCCTTTGTAAGACCGGTATCGCCAGCATGATAAAATCTTTTCCCAACATCAATGATAAATCCAGAGGGGGTTCCTCCGTAAACAATATCTTCCCCATCGATTATTCCAGAACCGTGAAGAGCAGGTGTTAATTTTAAAGTACCAAAATCAAAAGTGGCCTTACCTCCTATATGCATAGGGTGAACTTTTTTGACCCCTTTTTTTTGTAAATACAAACATATCTCAAAATTTGAAATAACAGTAGCGTTATGTTTGTCTGCCAATTCCACAGCATCTCCTATATGATCTCCATGGCCATGAGACACAAGAATATAGTCAAGATCTGGCAGCTTAAAATTTTGTGGGAATGAAGGATTTCCTGTTATAAACGGATCAATTATGATATTTTTTTTACCTGTTATCAAAAACGTCGCATGACCCAAAAACGTCAATTTCATCATTTTTCACCTCCCCAATAGATTGAACAGGTATACCATTAAAATTATACCATGAGTCATATAAGATTGGCGAGGTTGGCGAGGTTAGCGAGATTGGGAAAATTGGCAAGGACTGTCCTGAGCATGAAGTGCGAAGAATCTTACAAAGTTTGTAATAGATGGAAGAACAGGGAGGACTTGACTTTAAGATATTTTTTCATTAAAATTAAATATGCAAATTATTTGCAAATTATTTATCGACAAGGGTGAAGTGTGTATGAAAAGAATGACTAAATGGAGGAAAGAAGTATTAAAGATAATACAAAAAAGCGATAAACCTCTAAACGCTGAAGATATTTACAGGTTAGTAGAACATAAACCAAATTTTTCAACAATCTACAGGGCTTTAAATTACTTAGAGAAGGCTGAATTTGTTAAATCTATTTCTTTTGGAAATACTCCAAAATACTATTATTCAAATAACGAGCATCGTCATTTTTTATACTGCTTAAAATGCGGAAAAATTGAAACTTTTGATTTGTGTATGGCTCAAGAGTTAGAAAACAAAGTGAAAAAAAACTTTATGTTTGAAATCTTTGATCATATATTTTACTTTAAAGGACTTTGCAAAAATTGTTCTGAAAGGAGGTAGTTCTCGTGAAAAAAACTTTAGTAATATTTTTTATAACTTTCTCAATGATTATTCTGGGATACACAATCACAGCTACAATAAATCCATATTACTTACTTTTAAAAGATTTAGCCGGGAACAAAATGGAAATATTTTTGTTAATAAAACCTGGTGCAAATCCTCATTTGTATTCTCCAAAAATCAGCGATGTAAAAAAGATGAACTCATCTGACCTGATAATAGCAAATGGATTAGAGCTTGAACCTTATATAAAAAATAATAATAAGGTATTCTATGTTTCAAAATTTATTCCAGAAATGTTTATAATAGACAACAATCCTCATATATGGCTCAATCCTTTTTTTGCCAAATACTATATAATACCTGGAATAACCAAAAAATTAATCGATATAGATCCTGAAAATAAAGTTTATTATCTAAACAGGGCAAAATCTATAATAAATAACCTTGACGCTATTATAAAAGAGTTATACGAGTTCCTTGGAAAATTTCAGGATAGCAAAGTACTTGTAGAACATCCAAGTTTTTACTACTTTTTCAATGAGTTTGGAATAAGAAGTATTCCTTTAGAATCTGGACATGGTAAAGAAGTTTCAATAAAAAACATAATAGAAATTTTAAAAAAGGGAGAAAATTTAGTGGCTATTTTTGGTGAAGCTCAGCAGAACACACGTTCTTTGAAAATAATATCCAAGGAACTTCAAAAAAAATATTACATTCTTGACCCTCTTGGAAACAATGCAAAGAATTATGTCGATATATTCTTAAACAACCTTAAAATAATAAAAGAGGCGTTTTCTTATGCAAAATAATATAGTTATTAAAGCTGATAATCTTTCATACAAAGTAAACGGCGTTGAAATATTAAAAAACGTAAGTTTCATCATAAACAAAGGAGAATTTGTTGGACTTATTGGCCCAAATGGTGCTGGTAAATCTACGCTTGCAAAAATAATTATTGGCCAGATAAAGAATTTCAAAGGACATGTAGAAGTTAATGGCACGATAGGTTACCTTCCCCAGATTCAAACTATCAACAGAGAAGTTCCCATACTGGCAATAGAATTAGTTCAAATGGGCGCTTATAGAAAATACAAAAGAAAATTAAGTTTTTCGTATAAAAAAGCTACTGAATTAATGAAAAGAGTAGGACTTGATTCACACATTAATCAGCTGGTAAGCAGTATGTCCGGTGGAGAACTCCAAAGACTTTCACTTGCACGCGCTCTGCTTTCCGAGCCTGATATTTTAATACTTGATGAACCGGAAGCAGGCGTTGATCAAATGGGTAAAGCACAATTTTACACACTTATCGACGAAATTAGAAAGGAACACAATATAACAATAATCATGATTTCACATGATATTGGAATGGTATTTGAAAAGTGCACAACAGTTATGTGCCTAAATAAGACGCTTCATTGCCATGGCCCCTCAGAAAAAATTTCCCCAGAGGAACTTAAAGAATTATTCCCCGATTTTGATTTATGGATAAGAGGAAAAAATCATTATGAAAGGGAGCATAAATTATGACAAATCTTTTTGAAGATCTAATCACATATGAATTCTTCAGATATTCAATACTGGCAAGTCTATTGGTAGGTTTTTTAGCTGCACTAATTTCTCCAATAGTTGTTTATAAAAAAATGGAATTTATAGGTGACGGAACAGCTCATGCGGCTTTTGCAGGTCTGGCGCTCGGAGTATTATTAGGATACGATTATAGATGGGCAGCAATAGCAAGTGCCGTATTATTTTCATTCATTATAGGATATTTAACAAATAAAACTAAAATCGCAGAAAATAGTGCAATAGGAATGTTATTACCGGTTTTTATGTCTATAGGGGTAATTATACTTTCTTTAAGCACAAAATACACTCAAGATGTGATGGGATACCTATTTGGAAACATACTATTTATTGAAATAACCGACATCTGGTTTCTACTCATAGTAACTACAATTACCTTATTTGTAATATTCTATTTCAGATACGAAATTTTGTACTTTCTTTCAGACGAAAATATGGCAGAATTCTATGGAGTTAATACAAAAATGATAAGAATCTTATTACTCATACTTATTTCTATAATAGTTGTTAGTTCTGTTAAAATAACAGGAATTATACTTATTAGTGCGCTTATTGTAATCCCTGGATTAATTTCGAAAAAACTTGGAAATTCATATAAAAATGCTATAATTGCTTCGGTAATCTTTAGTGTTTTAATGTCAATTTCTGGAATGGCTTTCGCGTACTATTTTGACATTCCTCCAGGACCATCTATAGTTCTAAATTATTTTGTACTGTTTCTATTAACAGTCTTTTTCAAACAACGTATAAGCAAGGAGGAAAAGGATTAGTATGAAACAAATCCTAATAGTTTTCTTTATTTTCTTTATCTTCTCTATTCTTTTTTCATTTAGTATAGAAGAAATTAAAAACGATATTTCGTCAATAACCATAACAGAGGATTATGCATTGTTCATACCATTTACTTTGGTTGATGAACCCATCAGGAATAACTTACCATCAGAAACTAACTTTTTCATAGTTAATTTCATAAACAACATGGACACAAAAGACTTTTTGATGCTCTCTGGTATCACTGCACTAATTACATATTTAGATGATCCATACCTATCATTTACAATTATAGAAAGCACGTTATTTACCGGAGGAGTTACACAACTACTTAAATTTTTAACGGGAAGAGCACGACCATACGAAAACAAAGGAAGTTTCCACTTCAGACCGTTTAACTTTGAAAATTCGTATCATTCTTTTCCTTCAGGCCATAGCTCTCTCGCATGGGCAATATTCACACCAATAGCCGAAAAATACGGTAACATCTGGCTGGTAATTCCGGCCATATTTTCAATCTCTCGAGTTCTGGGAGATTATCACTGGACTTCTGATGTAATTGCTGGAGCTATACTGGGATACAATATTGGAAAAACATTTTTTAAAACTAAAAGTGCGCCTTAATAAGGCGCACTTTCATTAAACAAACATTGCCAGTCACTGCATTATTAAAGAATAGACTTTTCTGTTTCTTTATCAAAAATATGCATTGTGTTCATATCAAATACTATATCCATTGTTTGCTCTTCTTTTGCTTCTGTTTTTGGATCAACCACTGCAATTATTTTATCTTCACCAACCATAAGATGGAGTATTGTCTCACTTCCAAGAGGTTCCACAACGTCAACTTTCGCAGTGGCCGTATTTTCTCCTTCTTTTGGTGCTATTGCAAACATTTTATCATAAATATTTTCCGGCCTTATACCAAAAATAACCTCTTTATCAATGTAATCTGTAAGTTTTTCCTCAAACTTGGCAGGAATTTTAAGTTTTAATCCCTTTGATTTAATCCAAAGTCCTCCGTTGTCTTTAATAATCGTTGATTCCACAAAATTCATAGCAGGACTACCTATAAATCCTGCAACAAATATATTC
This window encodes:
- a CDS encoding metal-dependent hydrolase is translated as MKLTFLGHATFLITGKKNIIIDPFITGNPSFPQNFKLPDLDYILVSHGHGDHIGDAVELADKHNATVISNFEICLYLQKKGVKKVHPMHIGGKATFDFGTLKLTPALHGSGIIDGEDIVYGGTPSGFIIDVGKRFYHAGDTGLTKDMELINNIDIALLPIGGNFVMDVEDALKALEMIKPGMVIPMHYNTWDVIKADDRLFKEESEKRGIKCTILKPGEYIEV
- a CDS encoding Fur family transcriptional regulator; its protein translation is MKRMTKWRKEVLKIIQKSDKPLNAEDIYRLVEHKPNFSTIYRALNYLEKAEFVKSISFGNTPKYYYSNNEHRHFLYCLKCGKIETFDLCMAQELENKVKKNFMFEIFDHIFYFKGLCKNCSERR
- a CDS encoding metal ABC transporter substrate-binding protein is translated as MKKTLVIFFITFSMIILGYTITATINPYYLLLKDLAGNKMEIFLLIKPGANPHLYSPKISDVKKMNSSDLIIANGLELEPYIKNNNKVFYVSKFIPEMFIIDNNPHIWLNPFFAKYYIIPGITKKLIDIDPENKVYYLNRAKSIINNLDAIIKELYEFLGKFQDSKVLVEHPSFYYFFNEFGIRSIPLESGHGKEVSIKNIIEILKKGENLVAIFGEAQQNTRSLKIISKELQKKYYILDPLGNNAKNYVDIFLNNLKIIKEAFSYAK
- a CDS encoding metal ABC transporter ATP-binding protein, whose translation is MQNNIVIKADNLSYKVNGVEILKNVSFIINKGEFVGLIGPNGAGKSTLAKIIIGQIKNFKGHVEVNGTIGYLPQIQTINREVPILAIELVQMGAYRKYKRKLSFSYKKATELMKRVGLDSHINQLVSSMSGGELQRLSLARALLSEPDILILDEPEAGVDQMGKAQFYTLIDEIRKEHNITIIMISHDIGMVFEKCTTVMCLNKTLHCHGPSEKISPEELKELFPDFDLWIRGKNHYEREHKL
- a CDS encoding metal ABC transporter permease, with the protein product MTNLFEDLITYEFFRYSILASLLVGFLAALISPIVVYKKMEFIGDGTAHAAFAGLALGVLLGYDYRWAAIASAVLFSFIIGYLTNKTKIAENSAIGMLLPVFMSIGVIILSLSTKYTQDVMGYLFGNILFIEITDIWFLLIVTTITLFVIFYFRYEILYFLSDENMAEFYGVNTKMIRILLLILISIIVVSSVKITGIILISALIVIPGLISKKLGNSYKNAIIASVIFSVLMSISGMAFAYYFDIPPGPSIVLNYFVLFLLTVFFKQRISKEEKD
- a CDS encoding phosphatase PAP2 family protein → MKQILIVFFIFFIFSILFSFSIEEIKNDISSITITEDYALFIPFTLVDEPIRNNLPSETNFFIVNFINNMDTKDFLMLSGITALITYLDDPYLSFTIIESTLFTGGVTQLLKFLTGRARPYENKGSFHFRPFNFENSYHSFPSGHSSLAWAIFTPIAEKYGNIWLVIPAIFSISRVLGDYHWTSDVIAGAILGYNIGKTFFKTKSAP